The nucleotide sequence GAAACTTTTACGGAATTCTCATGAATACGAAACACTGTGGGTTGAAAAAAGAAGACATTATCGGCTAGAGCAATCTATCTAAAGACACATTGAATTTTTATTAGTAAAAAGGATGGAACCCAAATTCTTGCTAGAAGTCAAGAGCTAACAAAATGATCAAGATGGTCCAACCACCCTTGTCAACTTCAATTAACAAAATTCAGTGAAGTGGACGCCAAGGAAACAAAACCCCTCATATGATCATTTTTCTTAACTTCCTTTAAGTAGAAAGCTAAtctcacaccacaccatccgcTTCCAACGACCTCCAGTTGTAGCTACAGCCCACCGTTTTGAAACTTGTATTAAAAGGTCCCTCACTCGTCAACTCCACCATTAATATCCATCATTAGTTTGCCTAACCATGAACGCCGACGAGGGTAAACTGGTGGTCATGGGCCGGGCAGAGATCGACACCCGAGCACCTTTCCGGTCAGTCAAAGAAGCAGTTATGTTGTTCGGCGAAAGAGTTTTGGTCGGAGAAATATATGCCAATAAGCTCAAAGAGGTAATCTAGCTAGCTAGCTTTGCTCCTTTTAACTATTCGAGTTTTTGGAATTAAATTGGTGTCGAAGCGTAATTATCATATGTGCGCGTTTGGCTAAACCCGGCATTTTCTGTGGGCATGAGCGTATTCAAGTTCTTCGTGCACCCACAGATCACGTACTAGAACCATTCCTCCATCACCACTCTTTGAAACCCACCCACCATTCCGATCATGTCACCCGTTTTCATGTCAGCGACTGACCGAAAACCCATCACCACCAAACCATTTTACTTGAATTTCATTTCTCAATATACAACTTTTTTGTCACATATGATAAATTTATAGTGTATTATTTTCTATGTTAGATTGGAGCTGCAGGGTCGAATGACACTAATGGACATGCTGCTCAGTCGAGGATCGAGGTCTTAATGGCCGAGctcgaagaaacaaagaaacGTCTACAGAAAGTTAGAGAAGAAAACAACTTAATGGCATACAGCATCAAGTCACTAAGAGAAGATCTTGAACGTTCAAAACAAGAGCTCCACAATTACTTGAAGGCAAGAGAGTTTGATGATCAGAAGCACCGAGTTGATCCTGAGATTGAAGAAGATTTTAAGTTCATCGCGACCGGAGACACGAAGTTCGAAACCAAAAAAATGTTGAGCCAAGAGGCTGAGGAATTTGTGCAGAAGGAAAGACATGTGAAGTTTGCAAGTCCTCCTTCGTTGGCTCAGGTTATTGTTAACAAAGAAGGGTTGCATGAGGGATATGGAAACCCTAGTTCTGTTAGAAAGCCAAATAAGAAGAAGCCTTTGATGCCTATGATGATTGGATGGCTTTTTCGCAAAAGTAAGGCAATCCAGGAAGGTGGGTCTCCGAGAGCGTAAGGCTCCCACGAGTGAGAAAGTCTTGTGTACAATTGACGCatgcaatctctctctctcaagggGATGAGATTACGGGTGGAAACGAGTGAAACAAAAACATAAGAGCTCTGTTTTTGTGAATGTGGTAGGAAATAAACATATTAATAAACACTTATGTAATAATCCAACGATCAAacaccacatcatttggtttacaagtttagtttaaattttttgataTTTCTAGCATTACCCCCAATATTTTAGGAATCATATGATGTGACGGttgattgttaaattttttctttaaatcattACAAGTAAAATTCAACTATCAATTGAGTGAATAAGAAGGATAGAACtattaagtttatttatttataactttAATCTTGTTATCACACTCATGGCATGAATTCCATTGCTATCTATTGTCAAAGCAAGTACTCCCTCAATATTTTGTATATACAAAACTAGCAACAAACAGAGCGACAGCAAATTGGTAGCATGGTGGAGACATTGACCCCCCACGAACCCTAGTTACTATGCTCCATCTCTCACATATATACCCCAATTCTTTattatttgtaatttatttatcttcCCACCCAGAAATTTGGGAAATGCTTTTGCTCACTACCAAAGTGATGGTGAGTCGGTGACAATGCTATAACTCTATTAATTATCGTTTGATGAGTCAGTATTGTTCTTttaatgttattattttgcgAATAGTAAGGACCAAATGTATATTAATTATaagattatattagtttagattCAAAGGTTTAAAATATTCGACAATTTGATAAAGCAAAGTCAACATAAAATCCATAAACCGTTTAGaaaattcattttattgttttgctttattaagttgtcaaatattttaagccttttgatataaattaatataatcatTTAGTTAATATGTATTTGGTTCTCATACGTTCTCAAAATGAAAACCTTAAGAGAGTGTGACTCTTGAAAAGTTTGATTAATCTATTTACCATAAAAGTTTCGAAAACTAAACTAATATAATGATAACAATAGGGTGATCACTGATCAGCACCACACCACTTTAAAACAACGAGCAAAAACGCACACAGAAATTTGTGGAAGCTACAAACACAGTAACTTGGGGTTGTGGTGCATGGTAGTTCACAGAATTAAACAAAAACGATTGTCCTTTAATTTTTCCTGGCCGGTAAGTCGGCGGAATCGAATAGAAACCATGCGGTTGATATATAGATTTGATTAAATTATGTACCATGCACATGAGGCCATGTGAAGGTCATCAGTGATGAAGACAACTTTTATTCAAGtaacatgcatgcatggttaTAGTACCCTACTTCTTCCCAACTGCCCCAAACAAAccaatatatattaaatgttattattttttctgATAGATGCATATGCTGAATCTAAATAATCGATTATGTCGTCGTTTATTATCACGgtttaatgtgcttattttcatttataagtatGAAATTTTAAATTCGATTTTAGCTAAAGATAAAGTCGAACCAATTTATTGTTGTTAACCCATTGTGAAGACAACACACTCTTGACTCTCCACCCTTACGTAGATAATATCTAATATATTGAAAATCTATCGGTTATGTTGATTATTACTTGAATGTGTCTTCTAACAATTTATGCTCATAAAACTTTTATTGACAAAGTTTCTGT is from Pyrus communis chromosome 10, drPyrComm1.1, whole genome shotgun sequence and encodes:
- the LOC137746613 gene encoding WEB family protein At3g51220-like; translated protein: MNADEGKLVVMGRAEIDTRAPFRSVKEAVMLFGERVLVGEIYANKLKEIGAAGSNDTNGHAAQSRIEVLMAELEETKKRLQKVREENNLMAYSIKSLREDLERSKQELHNYLKAREFDDQKHRVDPEIEEDFKFIATGDTKFETKKMLSQEAEEFVQKERHVKFASPPSLAQVIVNKEGLHEGYGNPSSVRKPNKKKPLMPMMIGWLFRKSKAIQEGGSPRA